A genomic segment from Treponema sp. Marseille-Q3903 encodes:
- a CDS encoding DUF6675 family protein, with protein sequence MKKRLLLIFLEVCLISLSCFSNPFNEKLSKDEKNQLEAGEIVIKNINFEKNICLNKNLSPVADSLLSEIHNLNPKYLAEVIQYKRYKGNEDLPQRLEALLNNVADYAGIPYYSVRAEAWYNLYDSATITEKYTSDDKTVIKADMQMEPFGTVNEHIEMTKSEETILYIAKNTNKLRYLDKFDCIWPERMRICILLFRDGDNWVLYGIGGVNAPRIPFFTERIQTSFINRIRAFCTFIFKKF encoded by the coding sequence ATGAAAAAACGATTGTTGTTGATTTTTCTTGAAGTCTGTTTAATTTCTCTTTCATGTTTTTCAAATCCTTTTAATGAAAAACTCTCAAAAGACGAAAAAAATCAGTTGGAAGCAGGTGAAATCGTAATTAAAAATATAAATTTTGAAAAAAATATATGCTTGAATAAAAATCTTTCGCCTGTTGCAGACTCTCTTTTATCGGAGATTCATAACTTAAATCCCAAATACCTTGCAGAAGTAATTCAGTATAAGCGATATAAAGGAAACGAAGATTTGCCTCAACGTCTTGAGGCGCTTTTAAACAATGTGGCCGATTATGCAGGAATTCCGTATTATTCAGTGCGAGCGGAAGCGTGGTATAACCTTTACGATTCTGCAACAATCACAGAAAAATACACGTCAGATGATAAAACTGTTATCAAAGCTGATATGCAAATGGAACCTTTCGGGACTGTCAATGAACACATCGAGATGACAAAATCTGAAGAAACAATTCTTTACATTGCGAAAAACACAAACAAACTCCGTTATCTTGATAAATTCGACTGTATCTGGCCGGAAAGAATGCGAATATGCATTTTGCTATTTAGAGATGGAGACAATTGGGTACTTTATGGAATCGGCGGCGTAAATGCTCCACGAATTCCATTTTTTACAGAGAGAATTCAAACATCTTTTATAAACAGAATCAGGGCTTTTTGTACGTTTATATTTAAGAAATTTTAA
- the rfbD gene encoding dTDP-4-dehydrorhamnose reductase produces MIWLIGCKGMLGSEIARQLEENKLPWIGTDREVDITNPQALEAFSKSVETDSYFPSNLSYKERKIKWIINCSAYTNVDKAEEDTELASKLNEDGPRNIAREARKIGARLIHISTDYVFNGEGNKPYTEEMEKDPLGVYGKTKAAGEDAICKEMNQYYIIRTAWLYGFDGRNFVYTMTKAMNSRESVKVVNDQFGTPTCAVDLANVILKLILKSDNAKSFFGKDSAPSYGIYHFTDSGQTSWFEFATEIYKFGRKTGRITNVCQVNPCTTQEFGAKVARPSYSVLSKEKIIKAMKIKIPSWQQSLEKFMKNERFNPL; encoded by the coding sequence ATGATTTGGTTAATTGGCTGTAAAGGAATGCTTGGTTCAGAAATTGCACGCCAGCTTGAAGAAAATAAATTACCATGGATCGGGACTGACAGAGAAGTTGATATAACAAATCCGCAGGCATTAGAGGCTTTTTCCAAGTCGGTTGAAACTGATTCATATTTTCCGTCAAATCTTTCATATAAAGAGAGAAAAATAAAATGGATTATAAACTGCTCCGCTTACACAAATGTCGATAAAGCCGAAGAAGATACAGAGCTTGCTTCAAAACTAAACGAAGACGGTCCTAGAAATATAGCGCGTGAAGCACGCAAAATCGGAGCTCGACTGATTCACATTTCAACAGATTATGTCTTCAACGGGGAAGGAAACAAGCCATATACAGAAGAGATGGAAAAAGACCCTCTCGGAGTTTATGGAAAAACAAAGGCGGCCGGTGAAGATGCTATCTGCAAAGAGATGAATCAATATTACATAATAAGGACAGCATGGCTATATGGCTTTGACGGTCGCAATTTTGTCTACACGATGACTAAGGCAATGAACAGCCGGGAATCTGTCAAAGTTGTAAACGACCAATTCGGGACTCCCACTTGTGCCGTAGATTTGGCAAACGTAATACTGAAACTCATTTTAAAATCAGATAACGCAAAATCTTTTTTTGGAAAAGACAGCGCTCCGTCTTACGGTATCTATCATTTTACTGATTCGGGACAGACAAGCTGGTTTGAATTTGCCACAGAAATCTATAAATTTGGACGCAAGACAGGACGCATAACAAATGTCTGTCAGGTAAACCCATGCACAACGCAAGAATTCGGCGCAAAAGTCGCTCGCCCGTCATATTCTGTCTTGAGCAAAGAAAAAATAATCAAAGCGATGAAGATAAAAATCCCAAGCTGGCAGCAAAGCCTTGAAAAATTTATGAAAAACGAAAGGTTTAATCCGCTATAA
- a CDS encoding glycogen synthase: MKILMVTSEIVPFAKTGGLADAVSALAITLEKQGHDVRVVMPRYYKIDRSKLSAIEEPLAVAAGQVETWVKVYSSTLPNSKVPVYFIDHEGAFGRDGIYGTKAEPDFHDNPYRSALLCHGAFQICRMLGWYPDIMHAHDWFCSLVPVLLKHVCRNGYFAHTASILTIHNLGYQGWYPKDSYPALGIGWDLYYGAGFERDGSINLLQAGISSADMITTVSPTYANEIQSVEGGFGLDGLLRVRSNVVRGVLNGCDLDVWNPKTDKLLPANFDYKNIANKALCKKALQKRMGLSENKDVPVIGIITRLADQKGIAEIFAPNYGSIYAMCKNMNIQFAVLGSGEKWCEDEINTLQSNLPNLRAYIGYDEGLSHLIEAGSDFFLMPSRYEPCGLNQMYSMLYGTLPIARRTGGLADTIEQYNESTGDGTGFLFDNLTPGAIYDTVGWAVHAYYNKKAHIEKMQKRGMQKNFSWEQSAKNYVLVYSDALWRGCGINTADWK; the protein is encoded by the coding sequence ATGAAAATTTTAATGGTGACTTCAGAGATTGTACCGTTTGCAAAAACAGGCGGACTTGCAGACGCTGTGTCTGCACTTGCGATAACTCTAGAAAAACAAGGGCATGATGTAAGGGTTGTGATGCCTCGTTATTATAAAATTGACAGGAGCAAGCTCAGCGCTATTGAAGAGCCTCTCGCTGTTGCAGCAGGGCAGGTTGAAACATGGGTAAAAGTTTACAGCTCTACTTTGCCAAATTCAAAAGTTCCGGTTTACTTCATAGACCACGAAGGAGCGTTCGGGCGAGATGGTATTTACGGCACAAAAGCCGAACCTGATTTTCACGACAATCCTTATCGCTCTGCATTGTTGTGTCACGGAGCTTTTCAAATATGCCGAATGCTTGGCTGGTATCCAGATATAATGCATGCTCACGACTGGTTTTGTTCTCTTGTTCCTGTTCTGTTAAAACACGTTTGCCGAAACGGATATTTTGCCCACACTGCATCTATCCTCACAATCCACAATTTAGGTTATCAAGGCTGGTATCCAAAAGATTCATATCCGGCTCTCGGAATCGGTTGGGATCTTTATTACGGAGCTGGTTTTGAAAGAGACGGTTCTATCAACTTGCTGCAAGCAGGTATTTCGTCAGCAGATATGATTACAACAGTATCTCCGACTTATGCAAACGAAATCCAGTCAGTTGAAGGCGGATTTGGACTTGACGGATTGCTCAGAGTTCGTTCAAATGTTGTACGTGGAGTTTTGAACGGTTGCGACCTCGATGTATGGAATCCAAAAACAGATAAGCTTCTGCCTGCTAATTTTGATTATAAAAACATCGCAAACAAAGCTCTTTGTAAAAAGGCTTTGCAAAAGAGAATGGGACTTTCCGAAAATAAAGATGTTCCTGTAATCGGAATAATAACAAGGCTTGCAGACCAAAAAGGTATTGCAGAAATTTTTGCACCTAATTACGGAAGCATCTATGCGATGTGCAAAAATATGAACATTCAATTTGCAGTGCTTGGAAGCGGTGAAAAATGGTGTGAAGACGAAATAAACACACTTCAATCAAATCTGCCTAATCTTCGTGCGTATATCGGTTATGATGAAGGACTTAGTCACCTCATTGAGGCCGGTTCTGATTTCTTTTTGATGCCGTCTCGTTACGAACCTTGCGGTCTAAATCAGATGTATTCTATGCTGTATGGAACATTGCCGATAGCTCGCAGAACAGGAGGGCTCGCAGATACAATTGAGCAATACAATGAATCAACAGGAGACGGAACAGGATTTTTGTTCGATAACCTGACTCCGGGTGCGATTTATGACACTGTCGGTTGGGCTGTCCATGCGTACTACAACAAAAAGGCACACATTGAAAAAATGCAAAAACGAGGCATGCAAAAAAACTTCAGCTGGGAGCAAAGCGCTAAAAACTATGTACTTGTTTACAGCGACGCACTGTGGCGAGGCTGCGGTATAAATACAGCTGACTGGAAATAA
- a CDS encoding LicD family protein, producing MKKLNSDEIKKIENNILSVYADFCEKNNLKYYLAYGTLLGAARHKGFIPWDDDIDVIMQRQDYDKMQQILKEKGNHISQNIVLKTPYDKDYAYQYCKIIDTNTVVYEKNIKNKFKTSLWIDIFVYDKIPEDKKNQKAFQNKLYKMRKYYFYSIEKKYQGHSVPGLIKYNLIKFFVTPIYSIINQKVRIAKLADKYANSDSNTWFCSLFSEPNTKFIMSNEFEQTKIQFEGKEYTTFKNYDKVLRDYYGDYMQLPDEDKRISHDMDAYLKE from the coding sequence GTGAAAAAACTAAATAGCGATGAAATCAAAAAAATAGAAAATAATATCCTCTCCGTCTATGCCGATTTTTGTGAAAAAAATAATTTAAAATATTATCTCGCATACGGAACATTGCTTGGAGCTGCAAGACACAAAGGTTTTATTCCTTGGGACGATGATATAGACGTCATCATGCAGCGTCAAGATTATGATAAAATGCAACAGATATTAAAAGAAAAAGGCAACCACATCTCTCAAAATATTGTGTTAAAAACTCCTTACGATAAAGATTATGCATACCAGTACTGTAAAATCATAGATACGAATACTGTCGTGTATGAAAAGAATATAAAAAATAAGTTTAAGACATCTCTTTGGATCGACATATTTGTGTACGACAAAATTCCGGAAGATAAAAAAAATCAGAAAGCTTTCCAAAATAAATTGTACAAAATGAGAAAATATTACTTTTATTCAATAGAAAAAAAATACCAAGGTCACAGCGTTCCGGGCTTAATTAAATACAATCTAATTAAATTTTTTGTCACTCCAATATATTCTATAATCAATCAAAAAGTACGCATCGCAAAGCTCGCCGATAAATACGCAAACTCAGATTCAAACACATGGTTTTGTTCTTTGTTTTCAGAACCGAACACAAAATTTATCATGTCAAATGAATTTGAACAAACAAAAATACAATTTGAAGGCAAGGAATATACTACATTTAAAAACTATGATAAAGTTTTAAGAGACTATTATGGTGACTACATGCAGTTACCTGATGAAGATAAACGAATTTCACACGATATGGATGCGTATCTAAAAGAGTAA
- a CDS encoding glycosyltransferase produces the protein MISIAMTTFNGEKYLRSQLDSILNQTHTDFELIICDDCSTDSTVYI, from the coding sequence ATGATTTCTATAGCGATGACAACATTCAATGGAGAAAAATATCTTCGCAGTCAATTAGATTCAATATTAAATCAAACACATACCGATTTTGAACTTATAATTTGCGACGATTGTTCTACAGACTCAACAGTTTACATATAA
- a CDS encoding pyridoxal phosphate-dependent aminotransferase — translation MIAKKIKALVESPSAGVIRKMFEEGSALKAKYGEDKVFDFSIGNPDIDPPSKVIEAIKKVCEEETHLCHGYMPNAGYIEARKAMADKTSKEQGVPVDFSNVVMSVGAAGALNVTFKALLNEGEDVIVPCPYFAEYDHYIHNAGGEIVRVRTSNDFGIDAEAIDSLINDNTAAVLINSPNNPTGRIYSDYEISQLVEVLQEHGDRTGRYPYLICDEPYRAITYGGKKVASVFDKYKYSIVVTSFAKNLSLPGERIGYICVNPECPEAKDFIAAAIFCTRTLGFVNAPAFFQKVITKSWDAECDYSTYEKRCEKICEVMDYAGLRYNKPDGAFYLWVKVPQKFNDDDMAFVNHLKKYNILCAPGIGFAGKGWIRLAYCCSEATILNSKQAFKKAVDGV, via the coding sequence ATGATAGCTAAAAAAATTAAAGCATTAGTGGAAAGCCCGTCTGCCGGAGTAATCCGCAAGATGTTCGAAGAAGGTTCTGCTCTTAAGGCAAAGTACGGTGAAGATAAAGTTTTTGATTTTAGCATCGGAAATCCTGACATCGACCCTCCTTCAAAAGTGATAGAAGCGATAAAAAAGGTTTGTGAAGAAGAGACTCATCTGTGCCATGGGTATATGCCAAATGCAGGTTATATCGAAGCTCGCAAAGCAATGGCTGATAAAACTTCGAAAGAACAGGGAGTTCCTGTAGATTTTTCAAACGTCGTTATGTCTGTAGGAGCTGCCGGTGCTTTGAACGTCACTTTTAAAGCGCTTTTAAACGAAGGTGAAGATGTGATAGTTCCTTGCCCATACTTTGCAGAATATGATCATTACATACACAATGCAGGCGGCGAAATTGTGCGGGTGCGAACTTCAAATGATTTTGGAATAGACGCCGAAGCTATCGACAGCCTCATAAATGACAACACTGCCGCCGTTCTTATAAATTCTCCGAACAATCCGACAGGTCGTATCTATTCCGATTATGAAATAAGCCAGCTTGTTGAAGTGCTTCAGGAACACGGAGATAGAACAGGGCGATATCCGTATCTTATATGTGACGAACCTTACCGTGCCATCACTTACGGCGGAAAAAAAGTCGCTTCTGTTTTTGACAAATATAAATATTCGATTGTCGTGACAAGCTTTGCAAAAAACTTGAGTCTTCCAGGAGAGCGAATCGGTTATATCTGCGTAAACCCCGAATGCCCCGAAGCAAAAGATTTTATAGCCGCTGCAATTTTTTGTACACGAACACTCGGCTTCGTAAACGCACCTGCATTTTTTCAAAAAGTTATAACAAAATCTTGGGATGCAGAATGCGATTATTCGACTTACGAAAAAAGATGCGAAAAGATATGCGAAGTGATGGACTATGCAGGGCTTCGTTACAACAAACCTGATGGCGCTTTTTATCTTTGGGTAAAAGTTCCGCAAAAATTCAACGACGATGATATGGCGTTCGTAAATCATTTAAAAAAATACAATATACTTTGTGCACCGGGAATCGGTTTTGCAGGAAAAGGTTGGATTCGTCTTGCTTATTGCTGTAGTGAAGCAACAATTTTAAACAGTAAACAGGCATTCAAAAAAGCTGTAGACGGAGTGTGA
- a CDS encoding glycosyltransferase family 92 protein has product MKTLYESFIDFRFFLEKVYSFFFRNDKEKDTYEYNISYVLIFKNEVDYIREWIEYHRLISGQNTHFYLYDNKSTDNPKFILQKYIDDGIVTYKYVNAETYPQVQIYTDAILRYRFKTRYMVFIDADEFIVPTDSSSTLQDIIDKQFSKKNVGGICINWLCFGSSGRISKPEGLVIESYLQRSKFEYDANKHIKTIANPRKVMWFSCAHNPKYYKNNHNINDEDEFVDDFYNLNRTYKLLSLHHYASKSLEESEKRVQKGFGKKWYGNKTNSKHSPHDFNDVFDDSILRYAEEVKKRLQL; this is encoded by the coding sequence ATGAAAACACTTTATGAATCATTTATAGATTTTAGGTTCTTTCTTGAAAAAGTTTACTCATTTTTCTTTAGAAATGATAAAGAAAAAGATACTTACGAATACAACATTTCTTATGTATTGATATTTAAAAATGAAGTTGACTACATAAGAGAATGGATTGAATATCACAGATTGATTTCTGGACAAAATACTCATTTTTATCTTTATGATAATAAAAGTACAGATAATCCAAAATTTATTCTTCAAAAATATATTGACGATGGCATTGTAACGTATAAATATGTCAACGCAGAAACTTACCCACAAGTTCAAATTTATACAGATGCAATACTAAGATACAGATTTAAAACAAGATATATGGTTTTTATAGATGCCGATGAATTTATTGTACCTACAGATTCATCTTCAACACTTCAAGATATCATCGATAAACAATTCTCAAAAAAAAATGTTGGTGGAATATGTATAAATTGGCTTTGTTTCGGCTCTTCAGGAAGAATCTCAAAACCTGAAGGTTTAGTGATCGAATCGTACTTACAACGTTCGAAATTTGAATATGATGCAAATAAACATATAAAGACAATCGCAAATCCAAGAAAAGTTATGTGGTTTTCTTGTGCGCATAATCCAAAATATTACAAAAATAATCACAACATCAATGATGAAGATGAATTTGTGGATGATTTTTATAATTTAAACAGAACTTATAAGCTGTTGAGTCTACATCATTACGCATCAAAATCTTTAGAAGAATCTGAAAAAAGAGTTCAAAAAGGATTTGGGAAAAAATGGTATGGAAATAAAACAAATTCTAAGCATTCTCCTCACGATTTTAATGATGTCTTTGATGATTCGATCTTAAGATATGCGGAGGAAGTAAAAAAGAGGCTTCAGTTGTAA
- a CDS encoding glycosyltransferase, whose amino-acid sequence MKIACTVIWYNPIESVGEAECIKNILTYSKFFKSVYIIDNSQSDNAFLAKKIDNAIYIPNMKNKGIAAALNQGCEKALDDNFDWIMTMDQDSSWDSVNLTNYLNYVESAFNENNKIVSFAANANLKPTAKVEIIKQKIKQIIKKALKIKNKLSPIHQCERVLTSANIINLTAWKNVGKFNEWLFIDEVDHEFCYRLRDAGYLIIINDNIVFKHSLGDDKKTFFYKINNHSDFRLFYIMRNNLFIQKYYPNYSKLFEYKKNLRKLIIQECIFSIKCINHWKIYKNAKKSLKDYN is encoded by the coding sequence ATGAAGATAGCTTGTACTGTGATATGGTATAACCCAATTGAATCTGTAGGTGAAGCAGAATGTATAAAAAATATACTCACATATTCAAAATTTTTTAAATCAGTCTATATAATTGACAACTCACAATCAGATAACGCTTTTCTAGCAAAAAAAATCGATAATGCGATTTATATTCCAAATATGAAAAATAAAGGAATTGCTGCTGCATTGAATCAGGGGTGCGAAAAAGCGCTCGATGACAATTTTGACTGGATAATGACGATGGATCAGGATTCTTCATGGGATTCTGTCAATTTGACGAATTATCTGAATTACGTCGAATCCGCATTTAACGAAAACAATAAGATAGTCAGTTTTGCAGCAAATGCAAACTTAAAACCTACAGCAAAAGTTGAGATAATTAAGCAAAAAATAAAACAAATTATAAAAAAAGCATTAAAAATTAAAAATAAACTCTCGCCGATTCATCAGTGTGAAAGAGTGCTTACGAGCGCAAATATAATTAATTTAACTGCATGGAAAAATGTTGGAAAATTCAACGAGTGGTTATTCATCGATGAAGTAGACCATGAATTTTGCTATCGTCTCAGAGATGCCGGATATTTAATCATAATAAATGATAATATTGTTTTTAAACACAGTTTAGGCGATGATAAAAAAACTTTTTTTTACAAAATCAACAACCATTCGGATTTCAGATTGTTTTATATAATGCGAAATAATTTATTTATACAAAAATATTACCCGAATTACTCAAAACTTTTTGAATATAAAAAAAATCTGCGGAAACTGATAATTCAAGAGTGTATTTTCAGCATAAAATGCATAAATCACTGGAAGATATACAAAAATGCAAAAAAAAGCCTAAAAGATTACAACTGA
- a CDS encoding rhamnan synthesis F family protein, translating into MFFINILKKNVKNYLQNKKLKKLIAIIKKSSYFDEAFYRKTYNIPKNVDCAEHYLTKGYLCGYNLSPEFDSIKYENYYKLFFKNNGNPLIRFEQDHKSIEDKHDISFPSNCIEIERKFALQKPKHKRVAIFASFSNDGKIHDDVIFYLKGLKEIVDNIILIGDNPVFEDEISKIRDLVYFCKFIKHNEYDFGSYKIGYRFLKENNLLKDVDELLFCNDSCIGPIFPFSEVIEQAKPIKCDFWGLTSSTTICFHIQSYFFVLRNSVIKSNVMDSFFSYVKPQESPENIIFYYEMKLTQFLEFHNFDGFAVYKRYGIQNLHEDYELISNPLEFMLNYRMPLVKKKVLDKDSEYGKSAKYIKKTKDYIKSIQPKLIY; encoded by the coding sequence TTGTTTTTTATAAATATACTCAAAAAGAACGTAAAAAACTATTTACAAAATAAAAAACTCAAAAAATTGATTGCTATAATAAAAAAAAGCTCTTATTTTGATGAAGCCTTTTATAGAAAAACTTATAACATTCCAAAGAATGTCGATTGTGCAGAACATTATCTTACAAAAGGCTACTTATGCGGCTATAATCTCTCTCCTGAGTTTGATTCCATTAAATATGAAAATTATTATAAATTATTTTTTAAAAATAATGGAAATCCGCTGATTCGCTTTGAGCAGGATCATAAAAGCATTGAAGACAAACATGATATATCATTCCCAAGCAATTGCATAGAAATCGAAAGAAAATTTGCTTTGCAAAAACCAAAGCACAAGCGAGTTGCAATTTTTGCGAGTTTTTCAAATGACGGCAAAATCCACGATGATGTTATTTTTTATCTAAAAGGATTAAAAGAGATTGTCGATAACATTATTTTAATCGGCGACAACCCTGTTTTTGAAGACGAAATATCAAAAATACGAGATTTGGTTTATTTTTGTAAATTTATAAAACACAACGAATACGATTTTGGGTCATATAAAATCGGATATCGATTTTTAAAAGAAAACAATTTATTAAAAGATGTCGATGAACTGCTGTTTTGCAATGATTCTTGTATCGGACCGATTTTTCCTTTTTCGGAAGTGATAGAGCAAGCAAAGCCAATAAAGTGTGATTTTTGGGGATTGACTTCATCAACTACTATCTGTTTTCACATACAATCTTATTTTTTCGTATTGCGCAATTCAGTCATCAAATCAAATGTGATGGACAGCTTTTTTTCTTACGTAAAACCACAAGAGTCTCCCGAAAATATTATTTTTTATTACGAGATGAAGCTGACTCAATTTTTGGAATTCCACAATTTTGATGGATTTGCCGTTTATAAAAGATACGGCATACAAAATCTGCATGAAGATTATGAACTGATTTCTAACCCTTTGGAATTTATGCTCAATTATAGAATGCCTTTGGTCAAGAAAAAAGTTTTAGACAAAGATAGTGAATATGGAAAATCTGCAAAGTATATCAAAAAAACAAAAGATTATATAAAATCAATTCAGCCCAAGTTGATATATTAA
- a CDS encoding flippase — MGIKSVKVNAVLNFVRSIMSLIFPLISFPYASKILHPEGIGKVNFANQTVSLFSVIAGLGIYTYAVREASKIRENKEKLNQFCSEVFTLNLLSTLFAYLIFFSVIFTVPKYTEYIPLLLISSITMIFSVLGLEWFYSAQEDFLYITIRSILFQIIGLILLFVLVRDENDFLQYCFITVITYVGSNFLNFIHSRKFIKIRIVNPKKILKHFKPVFIFFGIVVASSIYNVLDTNMLGLFSNDTQVGLYTAGTKVIRIAISALASVSVVIVPRLSYMSENSSKSEFGEMFKKSINVIEFLCIPATFGIFILSEPIIYILCGIEFFDSINVSRIISPILFFILTGGAIGDQIFIPLRKDKLNLYPVIAGAFINIILNFILIPKFGAVGAAIGTVFAESTVNIIKLIFARPFIKEYRCFSEEWKYILSSLIMVISIYLFFVVVKNQFIRLIGGLFIGIFVYFAICFLLKTKILLLLNDRIIKHTKNKR; from the coding sequence ATGGGAATAAAATCTGTCAAAGTTAATGCAGTATTGAATTTTGTTCGTTCTATAATGTCTTTAATATTTCCTCTCATCAGTTTCCCATACGCATCTAAAATTTTGCACCCTGAAGGAATTGGAAAAGTAAATTTTGCTAATCAAACAGTATCTTTATTTTCTGTGATTGCAGGATTAGGGATTTATACATACGCTGTTCGAGAAGCTTCAAAAATTCGTGAAAACAAAGAAAAGCTCAATCAGTTTTGTTCCGAAGTGTTCACTTTAAACCTTCTTTCAACTCTTTTTGCATATTTAATTTTTTTTAGCGTTATATTTACAGTTCCTAAATACACTGAATATATTCCGTTGCTTTTAATCTCGTCTATAACAATGATTTTTTCGGTTTTAGGACTTGAATGGTTTTATAGCGCACAAGAAGATTTTTTATATATAACAATAAGGTCAATACTTTTCCAAATAATCGGTTTAATCTTGTTATTTGTTTTAGTAAGAGATGAAAATGATTTTTTACAGTATTGTTTTATAACTGTAATAACATATGTAGGTTCAAATTTTCTAAATTTCATTCATTCAAGAAAATTCATAAAAATCAGGATTGTGAATCCTAAAAAAATATTAAAACATTTTAAGCCGGTTTTTATTTTTTTTGGAATCGTCGTTGCCTCAAGCATTTACAATGTTTTAGACACAAACATGCTTGGTCTTTTTTCCAATGATACACAAGTTGGACTTTACACTGCCGGTACAAAAGTGATTCGCATAGCGATTTCTGCTTTGGCATCTGTCAGTGTTGTGATTGTACCTCGCCTTTCGTATATGTCTGAAAATTCGTCTAAATCGGAATTCGGTGAAATGTTTAAAAAATCTATAAACGTGATAGAATTTTTGTGTATCCCAGCCACTTTCGGTATTTTCATATTGAGCGAACCGATCATCTATATTTTATGCGGAATAGAATTTTTTGATTCAATCAATGTGAGCAGGATTATTTCACCGATTTTATTTTTTATCCTTACAGGAGGTGCTATCGGTGACCAAATTTTTATCCCTCTTCGCAAAGATAAATTGAACCTTTACCCTGTGATTGCGGGTGCTTTTATAAATATCATATTAAATTTTATCCTTATTCCTAAATTTGGAGCGGTAGGAGCTGCAATCGGAACAGTTTTTGCAGAATCAACTGTAAACATCATTAAATTGATTTTTGCGCGACCGTTTATAAAAGAATATCGTTGTTTTTCAGAAGAATGGAAATATATTTTATCTTCACTTATAATGGTCATATCTATTTACTTATTTTTTGTTGTTGTAAAAAATCAATTTATTCGTTTAATAGGCGGATTATTTATAGGTATTTTTGTATATTTTGCGATATGCTTTCTTTTAAAAACTAAAATTTTACTTTTATTAAATGATAGAATAATAAAACACACAAAGAATAAAAGATAA